In Geotalea uraniireducens, one genomic interval encodes:
- a CDS encoding DUF2905 domain-containing protein: MTGLGKALIVFGLLITAVGVLLTFAGRIPWLGRLPGDIYIKRDNFTFYFPLATSIILSVVISLILWLLRK; the protein is encoded by the coding sequence ATGACCGGACTCGGCAAAGCGCTCATTGTCTTCGGCCTGCTCATTACCGCGGTCGGCGTCCTGCTGACCTTCGCCGGGCGAATCCCCTGGCTCGGCCGGCTCCCCGGCGACATCTACATCAAGCGGGACAACTTTACCTTCTATTTCCCCCTGGCGACGAGCATCATCCTGTCGGTCGTCATTTCCCTGATCCTCTGGCTGCTCCGAAAGTAG
- a CDS encoding epoxyqueuosine reductase QueH, which translates to MNVLLHICCAPCAIYPVNELRAGGHEVTGFFFNHNIHPYQEYVRRRDTVREYGERTGLPLVWRDEYRLDEFLGAVADRPAGRCSYCYASRLEAVAAAAAALGFPAFSSSLLYSRYQKHDEIRALAEQAAVRHGVVFLYDDYRRGWQEGIRLSKELGLYRQQYCGCIYSERDRYAPREEGGR; encoded by the coding sequence ATGAATGTTTTGCTCCACATCTGTTGCGCCCCGTGCGCCATCTATCCGGTCAACGAGCTGCGCGCCGGCGGCCACGAGGTGACCGGCTTCTTTTTCAACCACAACATCCATCCCTATCAGGAGTATGTCCGCCGCCGCGATACGGTGCGCGAATACGGCGAGCGGACGGGACTGCCGCTGGTCTGGCGGGATGAATACCGTCTCGACGAATTCCTCGGCGCGGTGGCCGACCGGCCGGCCGGGCGCTGCAGCTACTGCTACGCTTCCCGGCTCGAAGCGGTTGCCGCGGCGGCCGCGGCGCTCGGCTTTCCTGCGTTCAGCTCCTCACTCCTCTACAGCCGTTACCAGAAACACGACGAAATCCGCGCGCTCGCCGAACAGGCCGCCGTCCGCCATGGCGTCGTCTTTCTCTATGACGATTACCGCCGCGGCTGGCAGGAGGGGATCCGCCTGTCGAAGGAACTGGGCCTCTATCGCCAGCAATACTGCGGCTGCATCTACAGTGAACGGGACCGCTACGCGCCCCGGGAGGAGGGGGGCCGATGA
- the lpxC gene encoding UDP-3-O-acyl-N-acetylglucosamine deacetylase, which translates to MQQTLNSKISFTGVGVHTGRETSVTIRPAAAGTGIVFHRIDLVPPVSIEANAATVVNTRLSTTIGRAGATVSTIEHLVAALRGLGIDNAHIDIDGPEVPIMDGSAAPFVAGLLQAGRQSLGRPRKCLVVKKSFTVSDGDKQVTVVPSRSFRISFDLQFSHPAVSSQSQTIRFSEEEFIGGFAPARTFGFLAEVETLKANGLARGGSLENVVVIGDEGVLNPEGLRYADEFVRHKILDTIGDLTLAGIPIIGHVKSRKSGHELNHRFVQELLARRDCWELVEAGDREGRPERLPLAAPELAWAKA; encoded by the coding sequence ATGCAACAGACCCTGAATAGCAAAATATCCTTCACCGGCGTCGGCGTCCATACCGGCCGCGAAACCTCGGTCACTATCCGGCCGGCTGCGGCGGGGACCGGCATCGTCTTTCACCGGATCGACCTTGTGCCGCCTGTTTCCATCGAAGCGAACGCCGCGACGGTGGTCAATACCCGCCTCTCCACCACCATCGGCCGGGCCGGGGCGACCGTCTCGACGATCGAACACCTGGTGGCGGCGTTGCGCGGCCTCGGCATCGACAACGCCCACATCGACATCGACGGTCCCGAAGTGCCGATCATGGACGGCAGCGCCGCCCCCTTCGTTGCGGGACTGCTGCAGGCCGGCCGCCAATCGCTCGGTCGGCCGCGGAAATGCCTGGTGGTGAAAAAATCCTTCACGGTCAGCGACGGCGACAAGCAGGTTACCGTGGTGCCGTCCCGCTCCTTCCGCATTTCCTTCGACCTGCAGTTCAGCCATCCGGCGGTCAGCAGCCAGTCGCAGACGATCAGGTTCAGCGAGGAGGAGTTCATCGGCGGCTTCGCCCCGGCCCGGACCTTCGGCTTCCTGGCCGAGGTGGAAACCCTCAAGGCCAACGGGCTCGCCCGGGGCGGCTCGCTGGAGAACGTGGTGGTGATCGGCGACGAGGGGGTGCTCAATCCGGAGGGGCTGCGCTATGCCGACGAGTTCGTCCGGCACAAGATCCTTGATACCATCGGCGACCTCACCCTGGCCGGGATACCGATCATCGGTCACGTCAAGTCCCGTAAGTCGGGGCACGAGCTCAACCACCGTTTCGTCCAGGAACTGCTGGCCCGTCGCGACTGCTGGGAGCTGGTGGAGGCGGGCGACCGCGAGGGGCGGCCCGAGCGGCTGCCGCTGGCTGCTCCCGAGCTGGCCTGGGCGAAAGCCTGA
- the ubiB gene encoding 2-polyprenylphenol 6-hydroxylase, giving the protein MLSFWQINRNIRSLRRYRQIIRVLIKYGFEHVLELMGLSQMVARGRKLFRRPEPALAFLSPAERMRLALEELGPTFVKLGQILSTRPDVIPRTFIHEFAKLQDRVPSFPFEGVREQVLAELERDAEECFSFIDPEPLAAASIAQVHRARLLSGDEVVIKVRRPGVVELVETDIDAMMGLAILADRHLPGSDIYDPVGLVKEFARTIRREMDFSREGHTIEKFAENFAGDPTLYFPKVYWDYTARGVLTLEYIDGIKVSDLPALEAAGLDRQLIARRGADAFLQMVLNHGFFHGDPHPGNVLILPDNIICLLDYGMVGRLDNQLKGYLTDILLAIVQRDVDEVISLLLYSGEIADTLDTRALRRDLSSFIDSYYELPLQEIEVGRMLLEFLEIITTYHIKFQPDLMLLAKALVAIEGMGRELDPSFDMVEHLRPFMQKALRDRFSPRQLFRDMGGNVMSYITLARNLPRDLKEFINRVNRNKFKIDLEHRGLDRALRDFDRSINRLSSSLIVAALIVGSSIVMQTDKGPKLLDFPVFAFLGYTIAGLIGFWWVIAIIRSGRL; this is encoded by the coding sequence ATGCTGAGTTTCTGGCAGATCAACCGCAACATCAGAAGCCTGCGGCGCTACCGGCAAATCATCCGGGTGCTGATCAAGTATGGCTTCGAGCATGTGCTGGAGCTGATGGGGTTGTCGCAGATGGTGGCCCGGGGGCGGAAGCTGTTCCGCCGCCCCGAGCCGGCCCTGGCCTTCCTGTCGCCGGCGGAGCGGATGCGCCTGGCCCTGGAGGAACTCGGCCCGACCTTCGTCAAGCTCGGCCAGATCCTCTCCACCCGCCCCGACGTGATCCCGCGGACATTCATCCACGAGTTCGCCAAGCTCCAGGACCGGGTGCCGTCGTTCCCCTTCGAGGGGGTGCGCGAGCAGGTGCTGGCCGAACTCGAACGGGATGCCGAGGAGTGCTTCTCGTTCATCGACCCCGAGCCGCTGGCCGCTGCCTCCATTGCCCAGGTTCACCGTGCCCGGCTGCTGTCGGGGGATGAGGTGGTGATCAAGGTGCGCCGTCCCGGCGTCGTCGAACTGGTGGAGACCGATATCGACGCGATGATGGGGCTGGCGATCCTTGCCGATCGCCATCTGCCGGGCAGTGACATCTATGATCCGGTGGGACTGGTCAAGGAGTTTGCCCGGACCATCCGCCGGGAGATGGATTTTTCCCGCGAAGGGCATACCATCGAGAAGTTCGCCGAAAATTTCGCCGGCGACCCGACGCTCTATTTCCCCAAGGTCTACTGGGATTATACCGCCCGCGGCGTCCTGACCCTGGAATACATCGACGGGATCAAGGTTTCCGATCTGCCGGCGCTGGAGGCGGCAGGCCTCGACCGGCAGCTGATTGCCCGCCGCGGCGCCGATGCTTTTCTCCAGATGGTGCTCAACCACGGCTTCTTCCATGGTGATCCCCATCCGGGGAACGTGCTGATCCTGCCGGACAACATAATCTGCCTGCTCGACTACGGAATGGTCGGTCGGCTCGACAACCAGCTCAAGGGTTACCTGACCGACATCCTCCTGGCCATCGTCCAGCGGGACGTTGACGAGGTGATCTCGCTCCTCCTCTACTCGGGGGAGATCGCCGACACCCTCGATACCCGGGCGTTGCGCCGCGACCTCTCCAGCTTCATCGACAGCTATTACGAACTGCCGCTGCAGGAGATCGAGGTCGGGCGGATGCTCCTCGAATTCCTGGAGATCATCACCACCTACCACATCAAGTTCCAGCCCGACCTGATGCTCCTGGCCAAGGCACTGGTGGCGATCGAGGGGATGGGGCGGGAACTGGACCCTTCCTTCGACATGGTCGAACACCTGCGCCCGTTCATGCAGAAGGCGCTCCGCGACCGCTTCTCGCCCCGCCAGCTGTTTCGGGACATGGGCGGCAACGTCATGTCGTACATCACCCTGGCCCGCAACCTGCCGCGGGACCTGAAGGAGTTCATCAACCGGGTCAACCGGAACAAGTTCAAGATCGACCTGGAGCACCGGGGGCTCGACCGGGCGCTCCGCGACTTCGACCGGTCGATCAATCGCCTCTCCTCCAGCCTGATCGTCGCTGCGCTGATCGTCGGTTCCTCGATTGTCATGCAGACCGACAAAGGGCCGAAGCTCCTCGATTTCCCCGTTTTCGCCTTCCTTGGCTACACCATCGCCGGGCTGATCGGCTTCTGGTGGGTGATCGCCATCATCCGCTCCGGCCGGCTCTGA
- a CDS encoding phasin family protein, producing MIELFEKAFLTGLGVVSLSQKKAEEFVADLKDKYKVGEDEGKALLEKLQKMASETRERVQEMADEEVKKAIDRFGLVPRDEYDRLLKRVEALEAKLNVTDPGTEC from the coding sequence ATGATCGAACTGTTCGAAAAAGCGTTCCTGACCGGCCTCGGGGTGGTTTCCCTGTCCCAGAAGAAGGCCGAGGAGTTCGTCGCCGATCTCAAGGACAAATACAAGGTCGGCGAGGACGAGGGGAAGGCCTTGTTGGAGAAGCTGCAGAAAATGGCCAGCGAGACGCGGGAGCGGGTCCAGGAGATGGCAGACGAGGAAGTGAAGAAGGCCATCGACCGGTTCGGCCTGGTTCCCCGCGACGAGTACGACCGGCTGCTCAAGCGGGTGGAGGCGCTGGAAGCGAAACTCAACGTCACCGACCCGGGGACCGAATGCTGA
- a CDS encoding SPFH domain-containing protein, with protein MAINSMNAVLLEVIEWFDESGQELVHRIPPTGSAEIKFGSQLVVRESQRAVFFKSGQAADVFAAGRHTLTSANLPILTKLLALPWGFTSPFRCEICFVGMQTITDLRWGTKEPVPFNDSRFGMVRLRAFGAYTFRVVEPVRLINSLVGTRGLFTTGELEDFFRDIIVARLNDLLGEAGGTVLDLPARYDELSAELKKRLVADFGIYGIELANLYVNAITPPPEVQKHIDERSAMEAVGDVDRYLRFKAAHSLEAAATAGGGEGGGGEAGQGFGLGVGAGLGMMIPGMIAAAGKTAPSAGNCAACSAPLPVDARFCPRCGVALAARFCAECGKPLPAEARFCPGCGKPSGA; from the coding sequence GTGGCGATCAACAGCATGAATGCGGTTTTGCTCGAGGTTATCGAGTGGTTCGACGAGAGCGGCCAGGAACTGGTTCACCGGATTCCCCCCACCGGTTCGGCGGAGATCAAGTTCGGTTCCCAACTGGTGGTCCGGGAGAGCCAGCGGGCGGTCTTTTTCAAAAGCGGCCAGGCTGCCGACGTGTTCGCCGCCGGGCGCCACACCCTCACCAGCGCCAACCTGCCGATCCTCACCAAGCTCCTGGCCCTTCCCTGGGGCTTTACCTCCCCCTTCCGCTGCGAGATCTGCTTCGTCGGGATGCAGACCATCACCGACCTCCGCTGGGGGACCAAGGAGCCGGTGCCGTTCAATGACAGCCGGTTCGGGATGGTGCGGCTGCGCGCCTTCGGTGCCTACACCTTCCGGGTGGTGGAGCCGGTGCGGCTGATCAACAGCCTGGTCGGCACCCGGGGACTCTTCACCACCGGCGAACTGGAGGATTTCTTTCGCGACATCATCGTTGCCCGGCTCAATGACCTGCTCGGCGAAGCGGGAGGAACGGTCCTCGATCTGCCGGCCCGCTACGACGAGCTTTCCGCCGAGCTGAAGAAACGGCTGGTCGCCGATTTCGGCATCTACGGCATCGAGTTGGCCAACCTCTACGTCAACGCCATCACCCCGCCCCCCGAGGTGCAGAAGCATATCGACGAGCGGAGCGCCATGGAGGCGGTCGGCGACGTGGACCGCTACCTCCGCTTCAAGGCGGCTCACAGCCTGGAAGCGGCTGCCACGGCCGGCGGCGGGGAGGGGGGGGGCGGCGAAGCGGGGCAGGGGTTCGGCCTCGGTGTCGGCGCTGGCCTCGGGATGATGATCCCGGGGATGATTGCGGCGGCAGGGAAAACGGCGCCGTCCGCCGGCAACTGTGCCGCCTGCAGCGCGCCGCTGCCGGTCGATGCCCGGTTCTGTCCCCGCTGCGGCGTGGCGCTGGCCGCCCGCTTCTGCGCCGAGTGCGGCAAGCCGTTGCCGGCGGAGGCCCGCTTCTGCCCGGGGTGCGGCAAGCCGTCCGGAGCCTAG
- a CDS encoding DUF362 domain-containing protein → MPSTVYFADMRAGHKENLFAKISKLMLLAGIKERIAGGDLVAVKLHFGERGNHTFIRPIFIRRVVEEIKGCGGRPFLTDSSTLYPGERKEAVSALACAVENGFAYAVVNAPLIMCDGLRGNSGQRVTVNGELLQQVPIGSAIVEADALVTVSHFKCHELTGFGGALKNLGMGCATREGKLIQHSTVAPQVAEKYCTGCGLCLKACAHDAIAIIEGKAKIDPTACAGCSRCITICPHKAIAIQWNEAADLVMKKMAEFAKGAIVGKERKSLYLNFITQVSPACDCYGHADAPIVNDIGICAATDPVALDQACADLVNDAPGNQHTALATGHEPGGDKFRGVHPEIDWEVQLEHAEKVGIGSREYELVRI, encoded by the coding sequence ATGCCGAGTACCGTTTACTTTGCCGACATGCGCGCCGGACACAAGGAAAACCTCTTCGCCAAGATCAGCAAGCTGATGCTGCTGGCCGGGATCAAGGAACGGATCGCCGGCGGCGACCTGGTGGCGGTAAAGCTCCACTTCGGCGAACGGGGCAACCATACGTTCATCCGGCCGATCTTCATCCGGCGGGTGGTGGAGGAGATCAAGGGGTGCGGCGGCCGGCCGTTTCTGACCGATTCGTCGACCCTCTACCCCGGCGAGCGGAAGGAGGCGGTGTCGGCGCTGGCCTGCGCCGTGGAGAACGGCTTCGCCTACGCGGTGGTCAACGCCCCGCTGATCATGTGCGACGGACTGCGGGGTAATTCGGGGCAGCGGGTGACGGTGAACGGCGAGCTGCTGCAGCAGGTGCCGATCGGCAGCGCCATCGTCGAGGCCGACGCCTTGGTGACGGTTTCCCATTTCAAGTGCCACGAGCTGACCGGTTTCGGCGGCGCGCTGAAAAACCTCGGCATGGGGTGCGCGACCCGCGAGGGGAAGCTGATCCAGCATTCGACGGTGGCGCCGCAGGTGGCGGAAAAGTACTGCACCGGCTGCGGCCTCTGCCTGAAGGCCTGCGCCCACGACGCCATCGCCATCATCGAGGGGAAGGCGAAGATCGACCCGACCGCCTGCGCCGGCTGCAGCCGCTGCATCACCATCTGCCCGCACAAGGCGATCGCCATCCAGTGGAACGAGGCGGCCGACCTGGTGATGAAAAAGATGGCCGAATTCGCCAAAGGAGCCATCGTCGGCAAGGAACGGAAGAGCCTCTACCTGAACTTCATCACCCAGGTTTCCCCGGCCTGCGACTGCTACGGCCACGCCGACGCGCCGATCGTCAACGACATCGGCATCTGCGCCGCCACCGACCCGGTGGCCCTCGACCAGGCCTGCGCCGACCTGGTCAACGACGCCCCGGGGAACCAGCATACCGCCCTCGCCACCGGCCACGAGCCGGGCGGCGACAAGTTCCGCGGCGTCCACCCGGAGATCGACTGGGAGGTGCAGTTGGAGCACGCCGAAAAGGTCGGCATCGGCTCCCGGGAGTACGAACTGGTCCGCATCTAA
- a CDS encoding CxxxxCH/CxxCH domain c-type cytochrome has protein sequence MVRLTRRIPLKPVLAPLLVLLALAPRCLALTCNSCHGDPPQDAVYRNISTGRFPGSHSTHATAVNCTACHKPNASVAHLNRRVDFVSSLNNSPLTARYRNVTSLPWSPAPALGGCSNVNCHFESATPTWGSDPAATGCATCHGAPPADGSHPAAVAGPGKGHGDYYGTGTGSCGRCHPDHTAEAAPFAHATSVGKRSLAVGFTGAPNGGGSYSGTVGYPAYLPSANPPRNGSCSGVYCHSDGTAVATGTVPAVASDSWGAGVSSCSSCHGYPPAYANGAPKANSHARHPNACAKCHAGTTANGSTIADRSLHLNRSYDLAPGSGISFSYSYDAGGGTCSGISCHGGSSARWGSTSCLGCHASVQGSRAAITPQFGANSHHIQGTLSDGQCYQCHWEANADGTINPLYHGGAASPGAVVDLVIYGAGSRPAAYAAGSTAVAYTADGSRSELRKINDHCLGCHSAQNNATMPFGDGKTPRQYAWDATSVAEKYGSLLTTRWENYSGGRVTRKYAQRKAYSAHGNATANQGGWDTAETWSNTRNGSEAVLCFDCHNAHGSGAVGTTTSYASATTNGGILKDTQAGAGGYGMSYRPASGGAPADKNSYNAGAGLCFDCHLTANAGTTPWGYAGTYGETQPIMGYWDSDHFGAGAFGPQLRYPYKTLPNKGGHFGVSSPLASGATGAINGLCTPCHDPHGVSPTLGTNMKYGVPLLKGTWLSSPYREDAAPAVNAYYTNNGGEGVGYHIDQNTFTAGGITETDSQFAGLCLGCHPKERLTDGVTHTWKGKNRIHEAVKGWKTADATIKHNYSCSKCHAPHNSNLPRLMICNCLNPVHKGRVAYNPSPRLGTSYSEVGSGWGTFPGSWANNIADYPPPGVSAGSNILACHESNAADQSWNVVTQWSDDVQAISAGPAAGSFTAVGSDVRATITWSTGTDLSSSSVDYGATTAYGATAGSAAKVISHSVLLTGLVNHTTYHYRVRSLGSFNTEMVSGDATFAISVAPPVPTPTAEPDAASAAPLAVTLAWSAVTDPDGGPVEYSVEVDDDAAFGSPNYSSGWMSAASWQVTLPTATTWNWRVRSRDANHPEAVSAWSTIDSFRLTTASPPAAPTLLAQPDYTSDCINNGTATLQWQAAMAPDGDALQYYVTINGVTSGWISGTSWNATTVPDGYYTWQVKARDAVHPDAESGWSAVDTFQDLGMCYQSSCPYIFVWDGSGYRYQTDIAGTFIGIPTHRALIKGIPHYQAGHVVLDRLRADKRGHYRLKIREPLPEITYADELKLLVVDYPAGYAIVSSGAENTYPYGYAEPFRIYTVKEPLLPLSARDRDGRDVLAAVTAVDSAVIGNGADDLPFFTFDFGTLRNPAAAKLVITGWSVYGPKYRGTRDDVQPYVEVPDAAGRWVKVASFGEPSGDQKTMVVDLGNRFRSADQRVRVHFGRRIGARWVIDRIELDESAPVPVTVREVPAVSAELRHGGMLSYLSASLTRRIVASDDRLPDVPSCYGYGRFTRYGDVGELVGAADDRFVVMRHGDELDLDFAAPAPPAAGMARTAILRADLYYKGLTVSRTAEPLPYHGMPAYPYPAAGAPARGPAYRAYLAGYNTRRYASPTAGSGEEVVADAPPAGKAVVRQLLEKTARTIPAPAAAPQARGLDGSPRVEPPANLFWSLLLKVWGGIVALFAWLGGLFG, from the coding sequence ATGGTGCGTCTCACGAGGAGAATTCCGCTGAAACCGGTTCTGGCCCCGCTCCTGGTCCTGCTGGCGCTTGCCCCCCGCTGCCTGGCGCTGACCTGCAACAGTTGCCATGGCGACCCGCCGCAGGATGCCGTCTACCGCAACATCTCCACCGGCCGTTTTCCCGGCAGCCACTCCACCCATGCCACGGCGGTCAACTGCACCGCCTGCCACAAGCCCAACGCCTCCGTCGCCCACCTGAACCGCCGGGTCGATTTCGTCTCGTCGCTCAACAATTCACCGTTGACTGCCCGCTACCGGAACGTTACCTCCCTTCCCTGGTCGCCGGCACCGGCTCTCGGCGGTTGCAGCAATGTCAACTGCCACTTCGAGAGCGCCACCCCCACCTGGGGGAGCGATCCCGCAGCCACCGGCTGTGCCACCTGCCATGGCGCGCCGCCGGCCGACGGCAGCCATCCGGCGGCGGTCGCCGGTCCGGGCAAAGGACATGGCGATTACTACGGCACCGGTACCGGTTCATGCGGGCGGTGCCACCCCGACCATACCGCCGAGGCGGCGCCGTTCGCCCATGCCACCAGCGTTGGCAAACGTTCGCTGGCCGTCGGCTTTACCGGTGCGCCGAACGGCGGCGGCAGCTATTCGGGCACCGTCGGCTACCCGGCCTACCTGCCGAGCGCCAATCCGCCGCGCAACGGTAGCTGTTCGGGCGTCTACTGCCACAGTGACGGCACGGCGGTGGCCACCGGAACGGTGCCGGCCGTCGCCTCCGACAGCTGGGGCGCGGGCGTTTCGTCCTGCTCGTCCTGCCACGGCTATCCGCCGGCCTATGCCAACGGCGCCCCCAAGGCGAACAGCCACGCCCGGCATCCCAACGCCTGCGCCAAGTGCCATGCCGGGACGACGGCCAACGGATCGACCATCGCCGACCGCTCGCTCCATCTTAACCGGAGCTACGATCTTGCCCCCGGCAGCGGGATTTCGTTCAGCTACAGCTATGACGCCGGCGGCGGCACCTGCAGCGGCATCAGCTGCCACGGCGGCTCGTCCGCCCGCTGGGGGTCGACTTCCTGCCTCGGCTGTCACGCCTCCGTCCAGGGGAGCCGGGCGGCGATCACTCCCCAGTTCGGCGCCAATTCCCACCACATCCAGGGGACGCTTTCCGACGGCCAGTGCTACCAGTGCCATTGGGAGGCCAATGCCGACGGTACCATCAATCCCCTCTACCATGGCGGCGCCGCCTCGCCCGGGGCGGTGGTCGACCTGGTGATTTACGGTGCCGGGAGCCGGCCGGCCGCCTACGCCGCCGGCAGCACCGCCGTCGCCTATACGGCCGACGGCAGCCGCTCGGAGCTGCGGAAGATCAACGATCACTGCCTCGGCTGTCATAGCGCGCAGAACAACGCCACAATGCCGTTCGGCGACGGCAAGACCCCCCGCCAGTACGCCTGGGACGCGACCAGTGTCGCCGAGAAATACGGCAGCCTGCTCACCACCCGCTGGGAGAATTACAGCGGCGGGCGGGTTACCCGCAAGTACGCCCAGCGCAAGGCGTATTCGGCCCACGGCAACGCCACTGCCAACCAGGGCGGCTGGGATACCGCCGAAACCTGGAGCAATACCCGCAACGGCAGCGAGGCGGTGCTCTGCTTCGACTGCCACAACGCTCACGGCTCCGGGGCGGTCGGCACGACTACCAGCTACGCCAGCGCCACGACCAACGGCGGCATCCTCAAGGATACCCAGGCGGGGGCCGGCGGTTACGGGATGAGCTACCGCCCGGCGTCCGGCGGCGCGCCGGCCGACAAGAACAGTTACAATGCCGGTGCCGGTCTCTGCTTCGACTGCCATCTGACGGCGAATGCCGGCACGACCCCCTGGGGGTATGCCGGCACCTACGGCGAAACGCAGCCGATCATGGGATACTGGGATTCGGATCACTTCGGCGCCGGTGCCTTCGGTCCCCAGCTTCGCTACCCGTACAAGACCCTGCCGAACAAGGGGGGACACTTCGGGGTGTCGTCGCCGCTTGCCTCCGGCGCCACCGGGGCGATCAACGGCCTCTGTACGCCCTGCCACGACCCCCATGGCGTCAGCCCGACCCTCGGCACGAACATGAAGTACGGGGTGCCGCTGCTCAAGGGAACCTGGCTGTCGTCCCCCTACCGGGAAGACGCGGCCCCGGCGGTCAACGCCTATTACACCAACAACGGCGGCGAAGGGGTTGGCTATCATATCGACCAGAATACTTTCACCGCCGGCGGGATCACCGAAACCGACAGCCAGTTTGCCGGCCTCTGTCTCGGCTGCCATCCGAAGGAGCGGCTGACCGACGGCGTTACCCATACCTGGAAAGGGAAGAACCGGATTCACGAGGCGGTCAAGGGGTGGAAGACCGCCGACGCAACCATCAAGCACAATTACAGCTGCTCCAAGTGTCACGCGCCGCACAACTCCAACCTGCCGCGGCTGATGATCTGCAACTGTCTCAACCCGGTGCACAAGGGGCGGGTGGCCTACAACCCGTCTCCCCGGCTCGGGACCAGCTATTCGGAAGTGGGCTCGGGGTGGGGGACCTTCCCCGGCAGCTGGGCGAACAATATCGCCGACTACCCGCCTCCCGGCGTCTCCGCCGGCAGCAACATCCTGGCCTGTCACGAGAGCAATGCCGCCGACCAGAGCTGGAACGTGGTCACCCAGTGGTCGGACGACGTCCAGGCCATCTCGGCCGGGCCGGCCGCCGGCAGTTTCACGGCGGTGGGGAGCGACGTCCGGGCGACGATCACCTGGAGCACCGGCACCGATCTGAGCAGCTCCTCTGTCGATTACGGCGCCACCACCGCCTACGGTGCCACCGCCGGTTCCGCCGCCAAGGTGATCAGCCACAGCGTACTGCTGACCGGCCTGGTGAACCACACCACCTACCATTATCGTGTCCGCTCGCTCGGCTCGTTCAATACCGAGATGGTTTCCGGCGATGCGACGTTTGCCATTTCGGTGGCGCCGCCGGTGCCGACGCCCACCGCGGAACCCGATGCCGCCAGCGCCGCGCCGCTGGCCGTCACTCTCGCCTGGAGCGCCGTCACCGATCCGGACGGCGGTCCGGTGGAGTATTCCGTCGAGGTCGACGACGATGCCGCCTTCGGCAGCCCCAATTACAGCTCCGGCTGGATGAGCGCCGCCAGCTGGCAGGTGACCCTGCCGACCGCCACCACCTGGAACTGGCGGGTCCGTTCCCGGGATGCCAATCATCCGGAGGCGGTTTCCGCCTGGTCGACGATCGATTCCTTCCGCCTGACCACCGCCTCGCCGCCGGCGGCGCCGACGCTGCTCGCCCAGCCCGACTACACGAGCGACTGCATCAACAACGGCACGGCCACCCTCCAGTGGCAGGCGGCGATGGCGCCGGACGGCGACGCGCTCCAGTACTACGTCACCATCAACGGCGTCACCTCCGGCTGGATCAGCGGGACGAGCTGGAACGCCACGACCGTTCCCGACGGCTACTACACCTGGCAGGTCAAGGCGCGGGATGCGGTCCACCCCGATGCCGAATCGGGCTGGTCGGCGGTCGACACCTTCCAGGATCTGGGGATGTGCTACCAGAGCAGCTGCCCCTACATCTTCGTCTGGGACGGCAGCGGCTACCGCTATCAAACGGACATCGCCGGGACCTTCATCGGCATCCCGACCCACCGGGCGCTGATCAAGGGGATTCCCCACTACCAGGCGGGACATGTCGTCCTCGACCGGCTGCGGGCCGACAAGCGGGGGCACTACCGCCTGAAGATCCGCGAACCGCTCCCCGAGATCACCTATGCCGACGAGCTTAAACTGCTGGTGGTCGATTACCCGGCCGGTTACGCCATTGTCAGCTCGGGGGCGGAAAATACCTATCCCTACGGTTATGCCGAGCCGTTCCGGATTTACACGGTGAAGGAGCCGCTGCTGCCGCTGAGTGCCCGCGACCGGGACGGGCGGGATGTCCTCGCCGCGGTGACCGCCGTCGACAGCGCGGTGATCGGCAACGGCGCCGACGATCTGCCGTTCTTCACCTTCGACTTCGGCACGCTGCGCAACCCGGCCGCCGCCAAGCTGGTGATCACCGGCTGGTCGGTCTACGGGCCGAAGTACCGCGGGACGCGGGACGACGTTCAGCCCTATGTCGAGGTCCCGGACGCGGCGGGACGGTGGGTGAAGGTCGCCTCGTTCGGCGAGCCGTCCGGCGATCAGAAAACGATGGTGGTCGATCTGGGAAATCGATTCCGCAGCGCCGACCAGCGGGTCCGGGTGCACTTCGGTCGGCGGATCGGCGCCCGCTGGGTCATCGACCGGATCGAGCTCGACGAATCGGCGCCGGTGCCGGTGACGGTCCGCGAAGTCCCGGCCGTTTCCGCCGAACTCCGGCATGGCGGGATGCTCTCCTACCTCAGCGCCTCGCTTACCCGGCGGATCGTCGCCAGCGACGATCGTCTCCCCGACGTGCCGTCCTGTTACGGCTACGGCCGGTTCACCCGCTACGGCGACGTCGGCGAACTGGTGGGGGCTGCCGACGACCGGTTCGTCGTCATGCGCCACGGCGACGAGCTCGACCTCGACTTTGCCGCGCCGGCACCGCCGGCCGCCGGGATGGCCCGGACGGCGATCCTCAGGGCCGATCTCTACTACAAGGGGCTGACCGTCTCCAGGACCGCCGAGCCGCTTCCCTATCACGGGATGCCTGCCTATCCCTATCCGGCCGCCGGCGCGCCGGCGCGGGGCCCGGCCTACCGGGCCTATCTGGCTGGCTACAATACCCGGCGCTACGCCTCGCCGACCGCCGGCAGCGGCGAGGAGGTGGTTGCGGATGCGCCGCCGGCGGGCAAAGCCGTCGTCCGGCAGCTGCTGGAAAAGACTGCCCGGACAATCCCGGCGCCGGCGGCTGCGCCGCAGGCCAGGGGCCTGGACGGCTCGCCGCGGGTCGAGCCGCCGGCGAATCTGTTCTGGTCGTTATTGCTGAAAGTCTGGGGGGGGATCGTGGCGCTGTTCGCCTGGTTGGGGGGGCTGTTCGGCTGA